CAGGTCAGCACGCTACTCTTCCGCGACTTCCTGCTGCCGTTCGAGGTCACCAGCGTTCTTATCCTCGTAGCGATCCTCGGAGCCGTCGTGCTCGCACGAAAGGAGCAATAGCCCTTTATGACAGCCGTCGTGCCTATCTCCTGGTACCTGGTCCTCGCCGCCATCCTCTTCTCCACCGGCGTCGCCAGCTTCCTCATCAAGCGCAATCTCATCACCGTCTTTATGTCGATCGAGCTGATGCTCAACGCAGTCAACTTGACCTTCGTCGCCTTCGCGCACATGTGGCACCAGGTCTCGGGCCAGATCTTCGTCTTCTTCGTCATGGTCGTCGCAGCAGCCGAGTCCGCGGTCGGACTCGCAATTATCATCGCCATCTTCCGCACGCGACAGACCCTCAACGTCGACCAGGTCAACCTGCTGAAACTCTAAGGATCGTTACTTCCGATGCCCGCTTCCTATCTCTGGTTGATTCCGCTGCTTCCCTTCGCCGGGTTCCTCATCAACGGAACCCTCGGCCGCCGTCTGCCGCGCGCTCTCGTCTCCGCCGTCGCCCTTGTCTTCACCGCCATCCCCGCCGCTCTCTGGATCTGGCTCTGGTTCAGCATGAAGGCCCCCGGCGCACCCCAGTCCATCCAGACCGTCGCGACCCTCTTCGGCAATAGCTGGATCTCCATCTCGGGCTTCCACGCCGACTTCGCCCTTACCGTCGATCACCTCACGCTCATCATGCTCGGTGTCGTCACCGGCGTCGGTTTCATCATCCATGTGTACTCCGTCGGCTACATGGCGCACGAGGAGGGCTACTGGCGCTTCTTCGCCTACCTGAACCTCTTCATGTTCTTCATGCTGGTGCTGGTCCTCGCCTCCAACTTCCTGCTGCTGTTTGTCGGCTGGGAAGGCGTCGGCCTCGCCTCCTACCTGCTCATCGGCTTCTACTTCCGCAAGGACTCCGCCGCCAACGCCGGCAAGAAGGCCTTCATCCTCAACCGCATCGGCGACTTCGGCTTCCTCCTCGCGATGTTCCTCCTCGTCGCCCACTTCGGCTCGCTCGACTTCTCCACCGTCTTCAACGCCATTTCGCAACACCATGAGTGGCAGGGCGGATTCCTTACTGCCATCGCGCTCCTGTTAGTCCTCGGAGCCACTGGCAAGTCCGCGCAGATTCCTCTCTACGTCTGGCTCCCCGACGCCATGGAAGGCCCCACGCCCGTCTCGGCCCTCATTCACGCGGCCACGATGGTCACGGCGGGCGTCTACATGGTCGCCCGCTGCCACGTCCTCTTCGACCACAGCCCCTACGCCCTCGGAGTCGTCGCCATCATCGGCGCGGCCACCGCCATCTTTGCCGCCTGCATCGGCTTAGTGCAGCACGACATCAAGCGCGTCCTCGCCTACTCGACCGTCTCCCAACTCGGCTACATGTTCCTCGGCTGCGGCGTCGGAGCCTACGCGGCCGGAATCTTCCACCTGCTCACCCACGCCTTCTTCAAGGCGCTGCTCTTCCTCGCCGCCGGCTCCGTCATCCACGCCCTGGGCGGCGAGCAGGACATGCGCAAAATGGGCGGCCTGCGAAAGCGCATCCCCGTCACCTTCTGGACCATGACGATGGGCGTCGTCGCCATCGCCGGAATCCCGCCGCTCGCTGGCTTCTTCTCCAAGGACGAGATTCTCTTCCGCGCCTTCACCAGCGACAACCCCATCGGCAAACTGCTGTGGCTCGTCGGCCTCGTCACCGCCGGAATGACATCCTTCTACATGTTCCGGCTCTGGTTCAAGACTTTCTGGGGTGAGGAGCGCTTCGAGGAACAAGCCGACCTCCACAACCACGGAGCCGCCGTCCACGCCCAGTCAGACACTCACACCGTCATGGTCGCCGATCACGACGACCGCCACGCCGGACACGCCCACGGCGTCCACGAGTCCCCGCTCGTCATGACCCTCCCGCTCATGATCCTCGCTCTGCTCTCGATCATCGGCGGATGGGTCGGCATCCCTGCGGCCATGCTGGGTCACGACGAGATCGGCAGCTTCCTTGATCCAGTCTTCGGCGCCGGAGCCCCAGTAGCGGAAGCCGTCAGCCACTCGACTGAGCTTGGCCTCGCCGCTGTCTCCGTCCTCGCCGCCGCCATCGGCTTCTATATCGCCTGGCTCTTCTACTACCGCAAGCCCGGCATGGCAGCCGCGCTCGCGCAGCGGTCCCCGACCCTCTACCGCCTCGTCCTGAACAAGTTCTACATCGACGAACTCTACGGCCTCATCATCGTCACACCGCTGCTCATGTTCTCGCGCCTCATTCTTGGAGGCCTCGTCGATACCGGCCTTATCAACGGCTCAGGTGCAGCCGCGGGAGCCACTACCAAGGGCCTCAGTAAGCTCACCCGGCAGATTCAGTCCGGAAACATTCGCTCCTACGCCGGCTGGCTCGCACTCGGCGCCGCTGCCGTCATCTTTGTCATGATCTTTGGCCGCTCACTCTGGTAGCACTAACTTTGGTTGTCATCCCTCAGGGATCTGCTTTCGTACTCAAGGAACCGATGAATCTCGACCACTCCATCCTGACGATCATCACCTTCGTCCCCCTCGCCGGAGCCATCGTCCTCGCGCTCCTGCCCGACCGCGACCGCATCCAGCAGTGGAGCGCCCTCGCCGTCACCCTCGTGACCTTCCTGCTCACGCTCCATCTTCCCTTCCACTACGACTACGCCGCCGCCTCCGGCAGTTTCCAGTTTGAGCAGAATCTCCTGTGGATCGCCAACCCATCGATCCACTACCACGTAGGTGCCGACGGCCTCTCCATGTGGCTCGTCGTCCTCACCGGCCTGCTCGCCCCGCTCGGCGTCCTTATCTCCTGGCGAGCCATCGGCACCCGCCGCCGCCTCTTCTACACGCTCTTCCTGCTCCTACAGGTCGCGATGCTCGGCGTCTTCGTCTCGCTCGACCTCTTTCTCTACTACGCCTTCTGGGAGCTCTCGCTCGTTCCCACGGCGATCCTCATCGCCACCTTCGGGCGCACCGAGCATCGCCGGCGCGCCGCCATCAAGTTCTTCCTCTACGCCTTCATCCCCTCGGCCATCCTCCTCGTCGCCATGCTCTGGCTCTACGCGAAGACCGGCACCTTCGACATGCCCGTCCTCGCGCAGCTTGCCGCGACGCACAGCATCTCAAGCAACTCCGCCGCGCTCTGGCTCGCCTCACTCGCCTTCCTCGCAGCCTTCGCCGTAAAGGTACCTGTCTTCCCGCTGCACGGCTGGCTCGCCGACGCCATCTCAGAAGCCCCCACCGCTGTCGTCATGGTGCTGGCCGGAAAGCTCGGCCTCTACTCCATCCTGCGCTTCTCCTTCGGCATCTTCCCCGCGCAGTCGCACCGCATCGCACCGTTCATGATCGCCCTTGGAGCCATCGGCATCGTCTACGGCGCGCTGCTCGCGCTCGTCCAGAAGGACCTCAAGCGCCTCGCGGCCTTCGGAACCCTCGGCCACGTCAGCATGGTCATCTTCGGCATCTTCGCCCTAACGATCGCGGGCGTCGACGGCGGAATCTACCAGACCCTCAACGAGGGCCTTGGCGGATCTGCTTTCTTCATGCTGCTCGGCCTGCTCTACGAGCGCTACGGAACCTATGACATGCGCGACTACGGCGG
The Edaphobacter bradus genome window above contains:
- the nuoK gene encoding NADH-quinone oxidoreductase subunit NuoK; this translates as MTAVVPISWYLVLAAILFSTGVASFLIKRNLITVFMSIELMLNAVNLTFVAFAHMWHQVSGQIFVFFVMVVAAAESAVGLAIIIAIFRTRQTLNVDQVNLLKL
- the nuoL gene encoding NADH-quinone oxidoreductase subunit L — translated: MPASYLWLIPLLPFAGFLINGTLGRRLPRALVSAVALVFTAIPAALWIWLWFSMKAPGAPQSIQTVATLFGNSWISISGFHADFALTVDHLTLIMLGVVTGVGFIIHVYSVGYMAHEEGYWRFFAYLNLFMFFMLVLVLASNFLLLFVGWEGVGLASYLLIGFYFRKDSAANAGKKAFILNRIGDFGFLLAMFLLVAHFGSLDFSTVFNAISQHHEWQGGFLTAIALLLVLGATGKSAQIPLYVWLPDAMEGPTPVSALIHAATMVTAGVYMVARCHVLFDHSPYALGVVAIIGAATAIFAACIGLVQHDIKRVLAYSTVSQLGYMFLGCGVGAYAAGIFHLLTHAFFKALLFLAAGSVIHALGGEQDMRKMGGLRKRIPVTFWTMTMGVVAIAGIPPLAGFFSKDEILFRAFTSDNPIGKLLWLVGLVTAGMTSFYMFRLWFKTFWGEERFEEQADLHNHGAAVHAQSDTHTVMVADHDDRHAGHAHGVHESPLVMTLPLMILALLSIIGGWVGIPAAMLGHDEIGSFLDPVFGAGAPVAEAVSHSTELGLAAVSVLAAAIGFYIAWLFYYRKPGMAAALAQRSPTLYRLVLNKFYIDELYGLIIVTPLLMFSRLILGGLVDTGLINGSGAAAGATTKGLSKLTRQIQSGNIRSYAGWLALGAAAVIFVMIFGRSLW
- a CDS encoding complex I subunit 4 family protein, with the protein product MNLDHSILTIITFVPLAGAIVLALLPDRDRIQQWSALAVTLVTFLLTLHLPFHYDYAAASGSFQFEQNLLWIANPSIHYHVGADGLSMWLVVLTGLLAPLGVLISWRAIGTRRRLFYTLFLLLQVAMLGVFVSLDLFLYYAFWELSLVPTAILIATFGRTEHRRRAAIKFFLYAFIPSAILLVAMLWLYAKTGTFDMPVLAQLAATHSISSNSAALWLASLAFLAAFAVKVPVFPLHGWLADAISEAPTAVVMVLAGKLGLYSILRFSFGIFPAQSHRIAPFMIALGAIGIVYGALLALVQKDLKRLAAFGTLGHVSMVIFGIFALTIAGVDGGIYQTLNEGLGGSAFFMLLGLLYERYGTYDMRDYGGLAAKLPWIVTMFVITSLSVVGLPMLNGFVGEFLVLSGSMQSAVAHHIAWTTFATTGVILTASYMLWMIQRVFYGDLSPRSESVPAVDLDIREHLALWPLVIIFLVMGVASPVFMRAIDTAGSRIAATLTHTQATTVNFEATSEGGQR